Proteins co-encoded in one Cupriavidus metallidurans CH34 genomic window:
- a CDS encoding tripartite tricarboxylate transporter TctB family protein, with protein sequence MRIRSQKDFASGLMFILVGLGFSFVARGYSMGTAAKMGPGYFPFLLGLVLAILGALVLMGSLSSKGEEDQLARWDLKTLLWILGSVVLFGLLLKPLGMVLSVFVLVMVSSMASHEFSWKGALLNSVVLVLIALGAFVYGINLQMPVWPAFITG encoded by the coding sequence TTGCGCATACGCAGCCAAAAGGACTTTGCCTCCGGCCTGATGTTTATTCTGGTCGGTCTGGGCTTTTCCTTCGTCGCGCGCGGCTACAGCATGGGGACGGCCGCCAAGATGGGCCCCGGTTACTTTCCGTTCCTGCTTGGCCTAGTACTGGCCATCCTGGGCGCGCTAGTGTTGATGGGGTCGTTGTCGTCGAAGGGTGAGGAAGATCAACTTGCCCGCTGGGATCTGAAGACGCTTCTGTGGATTCTCGGCTCCGTCGTGCTGTTCGGCCTGTTGCTCAAGCCGCTCGGCATGGTGCTGTCGGTGTTCGTGCTGGTGATGGTGTCGTCGATGGCCAGCCATGAGTTCAGCTGGAAGGGTGCCCTGCTCAACAGCGTGGTGCTCGTGCTGATCGCCCTGGGCGCCTTCGTGTACGGCATCAACCTGCAGATGCCGGTCTGGCCTGCCTTCATTACCGGCTAA